A DNA window from Pithys albifrons albifrons isolate INPA30051 chromosome 7, PitAlb_v1, whole genome shotgun sequence contains the following coding sequences:
- the LOC139674160 gene encoding olfactory receptor 14C36-like, whose amino-acid sequence MSNSSSISQFLLLPLADTRQLQLLHLWLFLGISLAALLGNGLIISAVACDHHLHTPMHFFLLNLSLTDLGSICTTVPKDMHNSLWDITTISYMGCAAQVFFFVFFMSTEFSLLTIMCYDRYVAICKPLHYGTLLGSRACAHMAAAAWATGFLNALLLTANTFSLPLCQGNALSQFFCEIPQILKLSCSHSYLRELGLVVVSACLVFGCFIFIVFSYVQIFRAVLRIPSEQGRHKAFSTCLPHLAVVSLFISTSLFAYVKPPMISSPSLDLALSVLYSVISPSLNPFIYSLRNKELKDAVRKVMTRCIFKVNTCLFSCANHS is encoded by the coding sequence atgtccaacagcagctccatcagccagttcctcctcctgccattggcagacacgcggcagctgcagctcctgcacttgtggctcttcctgggcatctccctggctgccctcctgggcaacggcctcatcatcagcgccgtagcctgcgaccaccacctgcacacccccatgcacttcttcctgctcaacctgtccctcacagacctgggctccatctgcaccactgtccccaaagacatgcacaactccctctgggacatcacaaccatctcctacatgggatgtgctgcacaggtctttttctttgtcttcttcatgtcaacagagttttccctcctcaccatcatgtgctacgaccgctacgttgccatctgcaaacccctgcactacgggaccctcctgggcagcagagcttgtgcccacatggcagcagctgcctgggccactggctttctcaatgctctgctgctcacagccaatacattttccctgcccctgtgccagggcaatgccctgagccagttcttctgtgaaatccctcagatcctcaagctctcctgctcacactcctacctcagggaacttgggcttgTTGTGGTCAGTGCCTGTTTagtttttggttgtttcattttcatagtcttctcctatgtgcagatcttcagggctgtgctgaggatcccctctgagcagggacggcacaaagccttttccacgtgcctccctcacctggccgtggtctctCTGTTTATCAGCACATCCCTTTTTGCCTACGTTAAACCTCCCATGatctcctccccatctctggatCTGGCATTGTCAGTTCTCTACTCAGTGATTTCTCCATCACTGAACCccttcatctacagcctgagaaataaggaactcaaggatgctgtgaggaaagtaATGACTCgatgcatttttaaagtaaataccTGCCTGTTTTCATGTGCAAATCACTCATAA